The genomic interval cgtctgcagcaggcatttattttgacaagacacgtaatgcacataggatccctcgatgcgcagaacacatattttgaaattacgaaccacacacatgatgggctacatagatgttgtgacgaacttcgcatcgtgcgccctcgaaaaacaagtcaccggccgccattGGTCGCCACCTTTGTAGGTTCACTAGCAGAttaccgaaaatgggtaaagaggcgggacgtgggtgaagcagaggtggctggttgctgaaaccacacccacctaGCACGACGGCAGTGACAGCAGTGAAAGTTCACCTGTCACTTAAGtgaccacgcccttaattatgcagaactttaaagtttatataatttaaacggacgagttacaaaaaaattcacccccctcacagttgtcatgaagggcaaaactagctatatagaccaaaatcaggctgtaaacatattattttctactgtaaagcaTTTTTACATCGGTGTCTATAGGAATCGACTCCCTTTTGGActcagcctctagtggccagtcaatgaattgcagtttaagtcacatTTTGGCATCATCAGAGAGAACAGAAGGTTGCCCCCCTGTCATAACAAACCCGTGGGATAGTTTTGATGAACACTAAAGatgtttaagaaaatgtttcctGTCTGTACAATGAAAGTGAATAGGGACTAAATGGGTTCTTTATGCTTTCAAATCTGACAAAGACGTGTTGTGCCAGGTTCGACATTATTGACATCAAGTTCTTTCTTGTCTCATCATTGACATTAAACAAAGCTATTTTACTGTATGGCTATTTAGAAGTTATGGATATAGTGCCTGTATAGACTACAGTATAGTACTCCCATGGAGTTTGTTATTAACCTCAGTCCCCATTCACTCTCAATGTATGAACTACCATTTGTATAAAACTACCGTCCACATCCTTATACATTTCTCCTCCGAAGATAATACAGGTTTGAAAAGAGATACTCTGATGTTGTTCACCGTGATTTTGTTGCattcatttaattatattaaacctcCCTGCGTTGTTTTTACAGATACCCCTCTGGACTGTGAGGTGTCTGTCTGGTCACCTTGGGGTCTTTGTAAGGGTCAGTGTGGTGAGAAGGGTGTGAAACACAGAACGCGCTATATTCACATGCATCCTGCAAACAACGGTGCTCCCTGTCCTCCTCTAGAGGAAGACAAACCCTGTGTTCCTGACAACTGTGTGTAAGGAGGACATCAACCAAAACCAAAACCACACTGCTCCTCATCAGTGTCACTCATCACAGGGCAGAATCCACTGGATAACAGACTCAATATGAGACTTTTTAAGAGGAAGTACAGTATCTGTAAGGGTCATGATGGGATGTTAGTGGGTTAACAAGCTCAACATTACTAATATGACATCTTAGACCACATTGTAAAGGGGTCATGAACTGAAAATTCAAGTTCTTTTGACAGTTCAGAGGTCATTATACTATAAAAACATCCTGTAAGTTTCAAAACTGAACACTTCTTTATTTTAACAACAGCTTTTATTTAAACCAAGGTCAAAATACGACTCGCTTTGAAAAGTGTGTGACTATGATGTCACAGTAATGTAAAAGATCACCTCTGCAGGAGAATATCCACacctttttaaataattgcaaTAAGCAATTGCACACATGCACAAATGGGGCTATTTTTTAGGTTAGGTTAGGCTTCTAACGTTATTAGTGGATCAGAGATCagtacaaaataataaaataagccAGTACATGatccctttaaaatgaaattgaaatatCCAAAGCAATACAGACATTTCCAgtaatttcaatacaaatgagAATTAAAGTGCATCTCAATACAGCAACATTTGCTCCAGCAGCAGGAACTTGGGTTGAATTTGCTGTAACTTTCACAGACTGACCTCATGTACTTGATGCTTGATAATGTCACACCAGTTACATTATCAAGCTAAACAGATGAGATAAATCACCGTTTGTAAATAAATACTCTTTTGTTGTCCAAGTATGTTGTATCAGTGGATGTTATCTGTATATTAAATGGAAAACTGTATATACAATTGTAAATAAAAGATAATCTGAAATCATCTTGTTTATGTGAAAAAAAGATTTAACAACAATAAATCATGTATTTGGACACATATAcggtttaaatgtgtttttcacACTTGAGTCCTCTTTAAGAGAAACAAACTCATATCCCTTAAAGTTGACCAAGAGGCAGTGTTCGAATTGATTAGGGGCTGCGGTGGTCCCGGACCTCCTATAAGCATTGAGGGACTacctataaagcacaaaaatataaattaggggtgtcccctggtttttattcaaattaaaatacTCCATACAATTAAAATTCTCCCACAAAGTGACACTGtccattatttgtcccaatttcacaataaactaatccaaaagatgtctgtctgaaataaatgtaaagtctCAAGTGCGCCTCACGCTGTTTTCTGAAGGAATTGACAGATATTAATATGAGGGGTAAAAATGGTTAGGTTTCTTTGATTACATcattgatccaggaccaacaaaaaTGCTGATCAAGGATGACATCTTTGTGAAATCACAATGACCCTATAATAACGATGGGGGGGATATGCTAGGGGACCCCCCATAATCTTTAACATATAATTTGAACACTACCAAGAGGTGAACCAAGTCAAAAAGGACCAAGTTTTCTATAGTCAGATCCAATTTTGGCCCACTTAAGTGGTAATATAGGGTCTCAGACAGACCTCTTTATGTTCGCACTTATTTTTGAGACCAACCCCTAAAAACATTTACTgtggttttattatagtaaaagtgtcataaccatgtttttggcaCATTGATTATGTTTTGtattactacactgtaaaaaaaattctgtagaaattacagtattactgggtattactggcaactagctgccagtaacttactgtagattttacattcatGTTATTTacaggcaacattttgttcaaagttaaatgaacatgaaaaattttcagactttatcttctacagtaagttactggcaaccagctgcaaaattacagcaaattttttacagtgtttactACAAATGCCATGATGAAACTATGGTTATTGTGGTGAAACAATAGTCATTTTTTggttactatggttttactacaaataaagcCAAAGAATTATTGGCACTATAGTTAAACTTTGATTTAGTCTGGTAAGGATAATTCTTTTGCAGTGCTTTGTGCATTGTGGGTACAGTAATATCATGTAGAGCTCTATGTTTAATGTGTTTGTATTACACATGAGCATCAATCTACATCACTCCAGCAGCACACGCTTCAATGATTTCAAATTGTGTTGATACTGTATGGCATCATTGTGTAAAGCAGTAAAAAGCTATTCGATAAAGCGGTCCTAGTTCaaataaatacagtatatatataaagGATCATTAGGAAcaactgttcaatttctcattactgcaattatctaatcaatcaatcacatggcagttgcttcaatgcatttatggGTGTGGTCCTGTttaagacaatctcctgaactccaaactgaatgtcagaatgggaaagaaaggtgatttaagctattttgagtgtggcaaggttgttggtgccagacgggttggtctgagtatttcacaatctgttcagttactgggattttcacgcacaaataTTTCTAGGTTTTACAACAAATGGTGTAAAAGGGataaacatccagtatgcgttagtcctgtgggtgaaaatgtattgttgatgctagaggtcagaggagaatgagctgactgattcaagctgatagaagagcaacttttaCTTAAATAACCActcaaccgaggtatgcagcaaagcatttgtgaagccacaacacgcacaaccttgaggcggatgggctacaacagcagaagaccccaccaggtaccactcatctccactacaaataggaaaaagaggatatagtttgcacgagctcaccaaaattggacagttcaagactggaaaaatgttgcctggtctgatgagtcttgatttctgttgagacattcagatggtagagtcagaatttggcgtaaacagaatgagaacatggatccatcatgccttgttaccactgtgcaggctggtggtggtgttgtaattgtttggtgggtgttttcttggcacactttagtcctcttagtgccaattgggcatcgtttaaatgccacggcctacctgagcattgtttctgaccatgtccatccctttatgaccaccatgtactcatcctctgatggctacttccagcaggataaagcaccatgtcacaaagctcgaatcatttcaaattggtctcttgaacatgacaatgagttcactgtactaatatggcccccacagtcaccagatctcaacccaatagagcatcttttgggatgtggtggaacgggagcttcgtgtcctggatgtgtatcccacaaatctccatcaactgcaagatgctatcctgtcaatatgggccaacatttctaaagaatgctttcagcaccttgttgaatcagaAGTAAGCAGACCACCTCCCTAGAAGGTCTCGGTTCGGATCCCTATAAAGGGGTCTGAAACTGTTTGACATGTTCACATATGggccaaaaaaaaacaaaaaaaaaaactggggtggtaccctttcaaaagtacacatttgcacctacaGAAAAGAGTTCATAATAGTACCTCAGAGCTACATACTGATAacaaaaatgcataaaagtacCTGAAATtatcatattggtacctcaaaagtacataccAAATGCATACATTAGGTAATGGTACATTATTAGGACCTTTACTGCCCAAGTGACAGCTACAGTAAAGTACAGTATTCTTTCTAACAGTTCTATCTGAACATCTTTGATATTTCAATTTCATGCAAAGTCATTTTAGTGGATGTATGGAATAATTCATTGCATAAACTATGGACATGTTTTTCTCACACGTTAGCTTGACAGCTTAAACAAATCTaatttcaaatatatatttattttgaacaaAAGGCTTAGATTTTTAGTTAGCTTTCCAAACAAACCTCCATCTGtgaaatctttaaaaaatctttatctttaaaataaatattttttttgtttgaaaatcTGCAATGAAATTTATATTTACGGTAGACTCGAGTGTCCTCTAAACATCTCTCTTCACCCTATTTCACTTTTGTTATTCACTAAACTGGTTATTTTAATAAAGCAAGGCTGTTAATAAGTTAACTATTTCATTATCTTTTTCAACATATTTAGATTCCTGCCTGGTCTTATCATCACTTTCATTTTACCTTGTTTAAACACAGCAACAGCAGGTGTGGATTTCTCACACTAAACCTCCTGTTCACACAAAgctttacattttcttttgctAACTTATTTGTAACGTATCAACCTGTTGAATGAACTGGGTAACTGCAATGAACGCGAGGCTCGTAGGACTGCTgctaacttatttttttattttggctcCGGCGATGTATTTTGATTTAGGAGAGCAGGAGGAGAAGTGTATTATTGAAGAGATTCCAGATGACACACTTGTGACAGGTCTGTTGTACTATAGACTGAAGCTATTAATGTTATATAATACACTGCATGCTTTATACATTACAAAAAATGAACTGTTTGACAGTGGACCTCAGCTCTCTGTCCGTTCAATTAAACCCTGAATAGTATAAGAAAATATCCATCTGTCAACATGGAGCTTGGATTTAAATTGTTCTTGAACTTCAGTTCTTTGACCAAAACAATGATCTGGTATTTTTGTACAATACCTTACTGTTTCATAAACTCTTTATGCATGTTGCAGCGGTCATttgcttttttacattttacggTTTAAAAGCATGTTCAattgtgacaacttaccccacaTACCATCCAGGGCATATTTTGCTCAGAATTCTGAATTATAGTAGCAATGTGGTAGGTCATAATATGTGTTATACACTTTTATAGATTTCGAATAAATAATGAATGTTCAATAAGGAATCTCTCTGCGTGAGCAGCAACTGTAAGAAGTACATTGCTGTACTACAAAAAGCAACATTACCCATACAgtgtactgtaaaaaatgtttattaagaGTTGTATTACATCTGTCTGTTGGTTTCTATCCATAGGCTCATTTCTATTAGAGTATTGGGATGAAAACAAGGGCAAAAACCAACATCTTGGTTTGACTCTGAGTGTGAGAGACCCACAGCATGAGGTCTGAAGAATTCATTTCTTACCATATACtctcacatacagtacacattaAATTGTAAACTATCACCACCTGGGTCCATTCCTCTTAAAAGTTTGGTTATATGCAGGTAATCTTGTTAAAGCGCTTCTCGAGGTATGGAAAATTCAGCTTTACCTCCCATGCTCCAGGACAGCATTTCTTATGCATGCGGTCAAACTCCACCAGGTTTTCTGTGTTTGCTGGTGACCGTCTGGTGAGTTGAAAGATGCTTGCATAAAGTAGGTGCATATTGCATGGATTTCTTTTATAAAAGTATAGATCGAGtgcagacagcagacgactctgggccggatccgcaccgGATCAGCGCCAGAGCTGTTGACTTCGGCACAGATCCGGAGCGGATCTGGCTCAgagtcatctgctgtctggtGATTCACTTTAAGTAGGCAGTAAATTTATCAGCATTTTAACATTGGCCTTTCACAAAACTTTGGCAAACCATTAGggtaaataaataatgacagaagtGTTATTGTTGGCATTTCTTTACCCTAACATGCTTAAAATGTGTGAATTGTCTTCATGTACAGAAAGTCCATTTAGATGTCCGGATGGGTGAGCATACCCTCGATCCAAATGCTGCCAAAGCAAAAGACACAATGACTGCAATGGAGGATAACCTGCAACATCTCATTGACCAGATGCGGTACATTAGCAGACAGCAAGATTTCCAGAGGGTAAGCAAACACAGGCGGTAGGAAGAGCCTGACAACAATATCTTACCGTATAAATTGCTGGCCAAAATCGAAACAAGAACCAGACCAAGTGTCATCTGTCCATGTTTTCCTACTCTACGCCAATTATGTGTAATTTGTATCTGTTTATTTTGGTGCAACAAGGAACGTGAGGAGACGTTTCGCCAAATGAGCGAAGGAACGAATGGAAACGTTTTGTGGTGGGCCATTATTCAGACATCAATACTTCTCTCTGTTGGATTCTGGCAAATGAAAAGCCTCAAAGACTTTCTCATTGAAAAGAAGTTAGTTTAGCTTTATAAAATTTAAGATGTGGGTTTAAATAAACACGACCCTTTGTGAAACATTTGGAGAAATGTAAGAGTGTATCGCATTTGATGtgtatttactaaaaaatgtgcTGGTTTCAATAAATTCTTGTTAAATACTCAATAAATACCTAAAATATCacattaattttctttttattgtcTTAAAATATTATGTGctttcaacaacaacaaaagctCTTTTTTATTGCCATAACAAATACATGATATaatgacaaataaacaaatgacaaaACAAAGTATGGTTcaatattttacataaaatattatatataagaAACCATCAGATAAAAATGGCATGGAATTCAAATGTAAATCACATcctaagaaaaaaagaaaaaaataatgaaaaaaaagattGAGGAGGGGCATAAAATAATTAATCAGCCACTACTTATCATcggaaaattaaattaaacaaaattacCGAAAAATTGTGAGTTTATTTTACTGTTGGCGTTTTTAAGTGGGTTACGTGATTACGTCATTCTGACGTCACTTCTCCGGTGAACGTCAGTCAGCACATCGGCTAATTCttcattaaatatatgctaactagcaaaatgtaatatttaatgtttaactaCTGATCAGTCTACACGGGTGGTTGAATAATTCATACGGGTATGAATATAAGTTTTTATATTTAGTGACAACGTATTATCGTATACCTTTTATCTTAGTAAATCTTAGTCACTTTTATTTACTTTTCAAACTTAATGTTTATCATGCGAGTTAAGTAAATTCTTCTGACTGAATTAACGttacaaatattattaaagCATTATTTCCGTTTCTCCCAATTGTTAGTATTATAAAAATTCACATACTGTGTCTCAAATCCAAATGAGCTTGCCAACCGAGTTGCTATTTTGGAAACCCAGGCACACACCGCTGTTTATGCCATCATACACGAGGCTGTGTGTGCAGAACCCCTAAATTTGTCTAGGTAGGGAGCTTACGAGGTTTAAGACATAGCCATAATGTCATGTTGTCCTCAAACAGACGGAATAATGTCTCACTGGATCTGCTGTAACTCCTGCTTCATGTCATCTGGACCTGAACGTCAACTGGCTGTCACAAACTGCGGTCACATCATATGTAATGTTTGCTTTGAGAGAGGTAACGTTAGTACACTTTATTCACAATATATACTGAGATTTTATTAGTTTACAGCcctaaatgtaatatttaacaTGATTCTATTACAGTTTACAGGCCATTTAGCTTTGAAGTACAATAATAAAAGTATCAAACCGTTAAATGTTTCATGAATTAAatgtgtgtggaaacagttCCCCCTGCTGGACATAATACAGCACTACATTGGATTTGTGTTTCCACCAGGAAAGCAGGGTTTTTGTCTTATTTGCAAAGCAAAGTGTCAGATCTCCCCACTGTCTGATAAAGTAAGATACAACACTTTTCTTTATTATACACATTTCATCAATGGCTCAGTATTTATAAGGctgtatattataatataataatgcaACTAATCTGTGCATGTTAAAACAGAGCAGCACAGAGGTTCAGGCACTTTTCTCAGATATCAACACAGTTGTAGTCAAGTATATCTCAGATATTGGCAAGGTAATCCTTTACagtcttaaaaaaattgattgcaCAGCTATGTGATTCAAACATGTATCATCAGATATAGACATATTTTTTCCTGGCTAGGTTTTGCAATTCCAGGCAAGGCATCAGAAAAGATTACTGTCTTATTATCAGCAGAAGGTGACAGCTTTACATCTCACccataatttaaaaattaaatgattaGTTCAAATGATAAGTTTGTGTTTCAAGTTTTTTActttagaaaaaataataaaagcataAGGAAACCTTACTGAGTGAAGTGCACGTCTAAGCGCATCATGACTAATATATCTACTACAGTGGGTAAGTTTGCAATTTACTGATAAACAAATGACTTTGTCCAAACGCCACGAGTACAGATAGAGAGAATGAAGGAGGCTGGACTGAAAATGCAGCAAGAGATGCAGCAAGAAATGCAGAAAATGTCTAAGTAAGATAAATATTAAGTGGAATGGACAATACTTATATTACAATATGTGTTATTGTATGTCTCAATTACAGTATTCAATGTAATCTTATGCTTTTTTCTATTTTGCAGGAAAATTACAGAGCAGAATGCttacatttcaaaattagaGATGACTCTTCAACATCAAAGGTATTATTGTACATATCTAAGTAGAGTTTTAAATATGAGTTAATAGATAACTATAGGCAGGTAGGTACTTTATTAATGCAACATTGTCAATAAATCATTTTCTTAGTTCAAGGCTGACATCACAGTCCAACCGAGATTTGCATTCAGCAAGTCATCTGACAACGAGAGGTATGTTtaatacaaaattttaatacattttaatgtactgtataattTTCTTTATAGATCTGTAGGATGAAGAATTCAATGGTTATATTAATGCATTCATGCATAATCTCAcagataatgttttttttttttttttttttgctgttgcTGCTATATTTTGATGAGGTTATTTCTGTTTATTCAGAATCGTCGATTACAAAAATCCCATATTCCTCTCCACTCCCAATGTCAAGGAAGTTATCCACCCCAAGCTTGTGAGTATGAAAGG from Misgurnus anguillicaudatus chromosome 16, ASM2758022v2, whole genome shotgun sequence carries:
- the rnf212 gene encoding probable E3 SUMO-protein ligase RNF212 isoform X1, with amino-acid sequence MSHWICCNSCFMSSGPERQLAVTNCGHIICNVCFERGKQGFCLICKAKCQISPLSDKSSTEVQALFSDINTVVVKYISDIGKVLQFQARHQKRLLSYYQQKIERMKEAGLKMQQEMQQEMQKMSKKITEQNAYISKLEMTLQHQSSRLTSQSNRDLHSASHLTTRESSITKIPYSSPLPMSRKLSTPSLAEGIEMNTRGLSNKPDVSSRITLMRSPQNGRIGSVPLRASSQSTMGSHSAAFTGTVSREFSSGLREPVMSPSHNVAYRRESHWETPVFKLPSVYKYPSVSSLRPPP
- the LOC129422586 gene encoding transmembrane emp24 domain-containing protein 11; amino-acid sequence: MNWVTAMNARLVGLLLTYFFILAPAMYFDLGEQEEKCIIEEIPDDTLVTGSFLLEYWDENKGKNQHLGLTLSVRDPQHEVILLKRFSRYGKFSFTSHAPGQHFLCMRSNSTRFSVFAGDRLKVHLDVRMGEHTLDPNAAKAKDTMTAMEDNLQHLIDQMRYISRQQDFQREREETFRQMSEGTNGNVLWWAIIQTSILLSVGFWQMKSLKDFLIEKKLV
- the rnf212 gene encoding probable E3 SUMO-protein ligase RNF212 isoform X3, which codes for MSHWICCNSCFMSSGPERQLAVTNCGHIICNVCFERGKQGFCLICKAKCQISPLSDKSSTEVQALFSDINTVVVKYISDIGKIERMKEAGLKMQQEMQQEMQKMSKKITEQNAYISKLEMTLQHQSSRLTSQSNRDLHSASHLTTRESSITKIPYSSPLPMSRKLSTPSLAEGIEMNTRGLSNKPDVSSRITLMRSPQNGRIGSVPLRASSQSTMGSHSAAFTGTVSREFSSGLREPVMSPSHNVAYRRESHWETPVFKLPSVYKYPSVSSLRPPP
- the rnf212 gene encoding probable E3 SUMO-protein ligase RNF212 isoform X2; the protein is MFALREFPLLDIIQHYIGFVFPPGKQGFCLICKAKCQISPLSDKSSTEVQALFSDINTVVVKYISDIGKVLQFQARHQKRLLSYYQQKIERMKEAGLKMQQEMQQEMQKMSKKITEQNAYISKLEMTLQHQSSRLTSQSNRDLHSASHLTTRESSITKIPYSSPLPMSRKLSTPSLAEGIEMNTRGLSNKPDVSSRITLMRSPQNGRIGSVPLRASSQSTMGSHSAAFTGTVSREFSSGLREPVMSPSHNVAYRRESHWETPVFKLPSVYKYPSVSSLRPPP
- the rnf212 gene encoding probable E3 SUMO-protein ligase RNF212 isoform X4, with protein sequence MSHWICCNSCFMSSGPERQLAVTNCGHIICNVCFERGKQGFCLICKAKCQISPLSDKIERMKEAGLKMQQEMQQEMQKMSKKITEQNAYISKLEMTLQHQSSRLTSQSNRDLHSASHLTTRESSITKIPYSSPLPMSRKLSTPSLAEGIEMNTRGLSNKPDVSSRITLMRSPQNGRIGSVPLRASSQSTMGSHSAAFTGTVSREFSSGLREPVMSPSHNVAYRRESHWETPVFKLPSVYKYPSVSSLRPPP